The genomic region tgattgatcctctgtccattaacaatgaactttttgtcagaatcagtatcctgaagctcaacatatccatatggtgacactcctgtaatcacatacggacccctccaccgggatttaagttttcctgggaacagtctgagcctagagttgaagagcagaactttttgtcctagctcaaagactctggatgacaacttcttgtcatgccatttctttgccttttccttataaatttttgcattttcaaaggCACTGAGTCTAAATTcatctagctcatttagctggagtaatcttttttcaccagctaacttagcgtccaggtttaggaatctggttgcccagtaggctttatgttccagttccacaggcagatgacaggccttgccatacacaagttggtatggagaggttcctattggagtcttgaatgctgttctgtatgcctacagagcatcatccaagctctttgcccaattctttctacgggcaattacagtccgttctaggattctttttagctctctgttagagacttcagcttgcccatttgtctgtggatgatacggggttgccactttgtggctaattccatatcggaccatagcagagtagagctgtttattgcagaaatgagtacccccatcactgattaggactctgggaacaccaaatctgctgaagatgtgttTCTAGAGGAATTTCAGcacggtcttagtatcattagtgggtgtagcaattgcttctacccacttagatacatagtccactgccaccagaatgtaagtgtttgagtatgatggtgagaacggacccatgaagtcaatcccccatacatcaaacaattcaatctctaagatcctttgttgaggcatggcgtatccgtgaggcaagttaccagctctttggcagctgtcacagttacgcacaaactctcgggcatctctatagagagtaggccagtagaagccacattggaggaccttagtggctgttcgctcacttccaaaatgtcccccatactgtgatccatggtaGTGCCATAGGATCCTTTGTGCTTCCTCTCTGGGTacacatctgcggatcattccgtctgcacatctcttaaagagatatggctcatcccataggtagtACTTGGCATCTGAAATTAATTTCTTTctttgcaccctgctgtactcctggggtatgaacctcacagctttgtAATTtgtaatatctgcaaaccatggagcttcctgaatggcaaagagttgctcatctggaaaagtctcagagatctcagtagaagggagggacgccccagctactggttctattcgggacagatgatcagctacttggttctctgtcccttttctgtctcttatttctatatcaaactattgcagaagcaacacccatcttatgagcctgggttttgaatcatgCTTTGTGAGTAAgtacttaagagcagcatggtcagtgtacacaatcacctttgatcccactagataggatctaaacttgtcaatgggatagaccactgcaagtaactctttttctgtggttgtgtaattcttctgtgcatcatttagaatacggctggcataataaatgacgtgcagaagcttgttatgcctctgtcccaacactgcaccaatggcatggtcactggcatcacacattagttcgaatggcaatgtccagtctggtgcagagatgactggtgctgtgaccaacttggctttcagggtctcaaatgcctgcagacactgtgtgtcaaacacaaatggtgtgtcagcagctagtaggttgctcagaggttttgcaattttcgaaaaatcctttataaaccttctgtagaatcctgcatgtcccagaaagcttctgattgccttaacattgacaggtggtggtaatttttcaattacctctacctttgccttatccacctctattcccttgcttaaaattttgtgcccaaggacaattccttcagtcaccataaagtgacatttctcccaatttaaaaccaggttagtctcttggcaccttttcaggacaagtgctaggTGGTTAAGAcatgagctgaatgagtctccatatactgagaagtcatccatgaagacttccaggaatttctccaccatatcagagaagatggataacatgcatctctgaaaagttgcaggagcattacacagaccaaaagacattcttctgtaggcaaacacgccAGAAGGACaggtgaatgctgttttctcttggtcttgaggatctactgcaatttggttgtaacctgaatagccatccaaaaagcagtaataatcatgaccagctagtctttctagcatttggtctatgaatggtaaaagaaaatgatcctttctggtggctgtattgagccttctgtagtcaatacacatacgccaccctgtaactgttcttgtaggaaccagttcatttttttcattatgaaccactgtcatgcacTACAAGGTATTTGTTTATTTGTGAcagttttttctcttatttgtggaggtttataacccccaccaAATGATTTGTGGAGGTTTctaaaacccccaaaatttgaggtgccacgaggtcttttgtgagggtttttaaaaacctccacaatctattTAGTGGAGGTTTTGTGTGTGTGTTTAGTGGGGGTTTAATATTGGATTTTTGTGGCgattttaaatcacttttgtggcagtttaaaacccccacaaattgattttttaattaaaaaaattaactattttgtgagattttcaaaCCCCCACAAATtctgtaattatttatttatttttaatttcacatcattcattaatctcatctcatttacatactagcaaattaaaaatttattttttaatatcaaaatttaaaaactaaatcttttataacaATTTCTCAATATAAGACATAACTCTATATATCAAAAAAATTCTCAATGTCAAGAGTTCCAAACATAATTGCATATGGTATTGTTCTACACAACTATTACTGTTTTtctttaaaagtaaaataaaacaacaatTTTAATATCATCTAATTATATAAAAGTCTCTAGTAATCTCTAAAACAATACACTTCTTACTATATCAAATACAAATGCTTAAATATCATTAATATTAAGTTATCCTTCTAGTATAGTGACATCAATCAGAGTCAATTACCAATTGCTCTACAAGTAGTTATGATACTAAACTAAAAAAATGTATAAATGTCAATGGTGGCACTAACCATGGAATGAGTCCAGAGCTAGCTAATAGCAACAACGGCAGCAATTTTGAGCTGAGACTTCATTTATTCCAACAAATACACTACAAGGAGAGTCCAACAGTGTTTTAGCATAATGTGTAAAGGAGTTTCTAACTCTTTCCGAGGCTTTTCCTTCTTGGTTTTTAGTGCATCTCTTACAGTTAACTGCAAATCCCTTGCTTTACTCTGCAACATAAAAACAACTAATATTATATTTGTGGTTATTTGATATAGCATTTACACCATTAGGTTCTTGTAAAAATATAGACTTTCATGTGAGATTATTCGTATCACGATGTAGTACAGATTTTAGTTCCATAAGCAGTTCCATAAAGtataaacaaataaaacaatATTCAGCAACTTATTAGTATGTGGAATTTATCAACCAATACTTCTACTTGAGAAGAAAAACGAAAACGGAAGCAAAGGTCATATTACCATTTCATTGTTGGGAGTTCTTCCTTCAAAAGACAGGGATCATTCAAGACATCATGACTGCTCTTAATCTTTTACTTCACCAATGccaattccttttcttcttcttcagcttcaTCCCCAAACGAAAGCAAGTTCAATTTTCTGCATTATGAAATTATTCAAATCAAGCAACAATTGACTCAGATACTTGCCAACACAAACCAATGCATTGGGTTCTACAAAATCGGCTCTTAGGTATGAGACAGGACTTACTTCACACCCTTTGTCTTCAAAcccttaaaaaaaagataaaattttagtTGTGATAAAATTTTTGGCAGATAATTTTAGTTGTGCAACAATATTCTTCACCCAAATCTCTAGTAAAACTTTGCTTATAAACTGTTATGAACACAAAATAAGCTAATCCAAACACAGGCATAATATCAAACCAACTAGCAATGACAAATCTTACCAATCAAACTTTTAATTATAGCATTGTAATATAATCAGCTGCAATGTGTAAAGGAGTTGTTCCACCAGCACTAATATTTACTTTCGCCACCTGCATgcaataaaattcaaatattaggatacagaaaaagaaaaagaaaaaaaattggttcGAAGGATCGAGTCTCATAAACAGTGCCTCCGTTCTGAGGGATTCAATGTCTGAGActggtgaaaaagaaaaaagatcacATTACTATAATAACTGAGTTGATTTTCTGTGGTCAATAAAGATTTTGGATCAGTTTATTTTTTAAGCAAACTACATCAGAATGATAGTTGTAACTTAAAAACCAAAAGACTTGGGGAAATTGACTTCTACATGCACTTCATAATTGATCAACTATTTACGTTATGAATTAGGATGTTCTACCTTCTTGGCCTTGTATATGCAGGAGAAGGAGGCCAGAATAATTAATAGCTGCTTTACAGTACTTTTCTAGATTCTGTTTAAGGTGAAATTTTGGATTTGGACACTTATTTAGGACCTGTGGTAGTGCTTTAATTTGGAATTTGCTGTAAGTTCATGAAGTGTGTAAAATAATGATCTTGCCTTGCTGACTTGCTCTATAAAAGCTAAACTTGAACCATTCTATGGAGAGCCTCgtttttgttaaacttgcttcCCTGTGTCCCTGTTGATCCTTCTTGACGAGGAGCAAAtagttatttataaaatttaaatagaatTCTTCTTTTAGCTCCTCAGCCAAATTTTCCTGCCATATCCATCCAACATTAAGTAACCAATTTTAGTTTCCAAATTCCAAGACAGATTAGGCATGTTTACCTTCATTTTTGTAGCCATGATATTGATGAACTCTTCAAAACCTATGCTCCCACTCCCGTCAATATCAACTTCACTAATCATATGTTGGATTTCTTCTTTTGTTGGATTACCTTCCAATGATTTAATAATGGTTGCCAATTCATCCACGCTAATAAATCCTATATACATACACTTTCATTCAAATCAGTTTAAAAAACAAACGAAACTCTTTAATCCAAGAAAGAGTTtgggataaaaaagaaaaatatacacACCGTCATGGTCCTTGTCAATGAAGCTAAAAGCTTCTCGGAATTCAGCAACTTGATCTTCTGTCAATGCATCTGGCGACATGAAATTAAATTGCTGTTTGGAAATGGAATAATAAATGAAAACACAAACACGATATATA from Arachis ipaensis cultivar K30076 chromosome B02, Araip1.1, whole genome shotgun sequence harbors:
- the LOC107626749 gene encoding calmodulin-like isoform X3; the protein is MTLVFSIGILSLLFFPKTTVDVFALVLEFGGNALTEDQVAEFREAFSFIDKDHDGFISVDELATIIKSLEGNPTKEEIQHMISEVDIDGSGSIGFEEFINIMATKMKVAKVNISAGGTTPLHIAADYITML
- the LOC107626749 gene encoding calmodulin-like isoform X2: MTLVFSIGILSLLFFPKTTVDVFALVLEFGGNALTEDQVAEFREAFSFIDKDHDGFISVDELATIIKSLEGNPTKEEIQHMISEVDIDGSGSIGFEEFINIMATKMKENLAEELKEEFYLNFINNYLLLVKKDQQGHREASLTKTRLSIEWFKFSFYRASQQGGESKY
- the LOC107626749 gene encoding calmodulin-like isoform X1; translation: MTLVFSIGILSLLFFPKTTVDVFALVLEFGGNALTEDQVAEFREAFSFIDKDHDGFISVDELATIIKSLEGNPTKEEIQHMISEVDIDGSGSIGFEEFINIMATKMKENLAEELKEEFYLNFINNYLLLVKKDQQGHREASLTKTRLSIEWFKFSFYRASQQGKIIILHTS